One Rhizoctonia solani chromosome 3, complete sequence genomic region harbors:
- a CDS encoding F-box-like protein, which yields MATQSADETVLDPATSQSLDAPIAIPSNDNTVSNELSPAKVTSSPRISIIPVKITHNRYARIHQLPPEILVSVFHFDLDAHPYSTHSCSIPKGRVSRIVLLSSVCSRWRNLVVGSKSLWTRIGIPLHGSRSLVAMCIAQAQDGPLDIVAIQHEKKGAWRHADEVWRGEPALQGHMKNIRSLSLVTDISRPIHSTIERIRGVDTKELCSLQELFVVFERRELPRPYSAIVAAPGRIPLDLEPFADQLRTLYLQRVSVNWSKCTFDRLCVLRLGDVDTLDAIELRHILASSPVLQVLDLGGTRLGPRMPKPEPVVLPNLNILRLLYLDEDSIRTIIDVLAPGTYNVELYIYAMSAKQTDTDAVSNTPHIFRALAHNITVLGVAVRTETLDELLAAVTVALPNLVTLRFDNSTLSQGFTTSIEAMVEKFPHTKKIRIAHSIVSDAEAFKGMLQRCSVERCIELVDISVGPSASRDGGDVSTTLCEWILTHTPNVSFLDG from the coding sequence ATGGCCACGCAATCGGCTGATGAAACTGTACTTGACCCGGCCACATCCCAATCCCTCGATGCGCCTATTGCGATACCATCCAACGACAATACGGTCTCGAATGAACTTTCCCCTGCTAAAGTCACGTCATCTCCACGGATTTCTATAATCCCTGTAAAGATCACGCACAACAGATACGCACGCATACACCAATTACCTCCTGAGATACTTGTCAGCGTCTTTCACTTTGACCTCGACGCGCATCCATACTCCACCCACTCTTGCAGTATACCCAAGGGCAGGGTTTCGCGCATAGTCTTGCTGAGCTCTGTTTGCTCTCGCTGGCGAAACCTTGTCGTGGGATCAAAATCACTCTGGACGCGTATTGGTATCCCGCTGCATGGTTCCAGAAGTCTTGTGGCAATGTGCATAGCGCAGGCACAGGATGGACCGCTCGACATTGTAGCCATACAACATGAGAAAAAGGGAGCATGGAGGCACGCCGATGAAGTATGGAGAGGAGAACCGGCCCTTCAAGGTCATATGAAGAACATCCGCTCCCTGAGCCTGGTCACGGACATCTCGCGGCCGATCCATTCTACAATCGAACGAATCCGTGGCGTTGATACCAAGGAGCTATGTAGTCTGCAAGAACTCTTTGTAGTCTTTGAGAGAAGAGAACTCCCGCGCCCGTACTCGGCTATTGTGGCGGCGCCCGGTAGGATACCCCTGGACCTTGAACCTTTCGCCGATCAGCTTCGTACTCTCTATCTACAAAGAGTCAGTGTCAACTGGAGCAAATGTACATTCGATAGACTCTGTGTACTAAGGCTCGGGGATGTAGACACGCTAGACGCGATCGAACTGCGGCACATCTTGGCGTCGAGCCCTGTGCTCCAAGTCCTGGACCTCGGAGGCACTCGCCTCGGGCCTCGTATGCCCAAACCCGAACCAGTAGTTCTACCGAATTTGAACATTCTACGCTTACTTTACCTCGACGAAGACTCGATCAGAACGATTATCGACGTGCTCGCACCAGGAACATACAACGTCGAGCTGTACATCTACGCCATGTCAGCAAAACAGACAGACACCGATGCCGTCAGTAATACTCCACACATATTTCGCGCTTTGGCACATAACATTACTGTTTTGGGGGTCGCGGTCCGTACGGAAACGCTGGATGAGCTCTTGGCTGCTGTCACCGTTGCACTCCCGAACCTTGTCACCCTACGCTTTGACAATTCCACGTTGTCCCAGGGGTTTACGACCAGTATCGAGGCGATGGTCGAGAAATTCCCGCACACTAAAAAGATACGGATAGCGCATTCTATAGTGTCTGATGCCGAGGCGTTCAAGGGGATGCTTCAAAGATGTTCTGTCGAGAGGTGCATCGAGCTCGTTGATATCTCAGTAGGTCCTTCTGCGAGCCGTGACGGGGGTGATGTTAGCACCACGTTGTGCGAGTGGATTCTAACTCACACCCCCAATGTATCGTTCCTGGATGGATGA
- a CDS encoding GMP synthase (glutamine-hydrolyzing): MTRKNIRSLSVIACTLEPAHWIAQWLANLKQACFLRELSVVFYRDAFGVPVSVQSAGSSLDLSPFANELHILRLGSININWTAYTFTRLCVLKLIDIRLNIREFQHILASAPIFEVLELTRGALRPPLGQTAQTHLSVEHEILAPMVYARAPN; this comes from the coding sequence ATGACACGAAAAAACATCCGCTCTTTGAGCGTGATCGCATGTACTCTAGAACCGGCCCACTGGATAGCACAGTGGTTGGCTAACCTCAAGCAAGCATGTTTCTTACGAGAACTCTCGGTGGTATTTTACAGAGACGCTTTCGGCGTGCCAGTCTCAGTCCAATCTGCCGGGTCAAGTTTAGACCTCAGCCCTTTTGCCAACGAACTTCACATTCTTCGTCTGGGAAGCATCAATATCAACTGGACTGCGTACACATTCACCAGGCTCTGTGTACTGAAGCTAATCGACATTCGTCTAAACATAAGGGAATTTCAGCATATTTTAGCATCTGCTCCCATATTCGAAGTCCTAGAACTCACAAGGGGCGCGCTAAGGCCTCCCCTGGGCCAGACAGCTCAAACCCATCTTTCTGTCGAACATGAAATCCTTGCGCCTATGGTATATGCACGAGCGCCCAATTAG
- a CDS encoding Sugar (and other) transporter, whose amino-acid sequence MARRKKNRTHLKGGVVADGSASVDKSGGPKSFVVKHGQVGPALSQLVRDLRKVMEPNTASRLRERKRNKLKDYLVIAPTLGVTHIIALTLTPIAPSLRIVKLSAGPTLSFRIESYSLAKDLLGASRHARSIGMEYLSPPLLVLASFPPPGPGTPPHLSLIQKFFQALFPPLSPHTVSLSSARRVILISYNSESGTISIRHYLIGVRALGVSRHIRKLVDGKAAASHKVLDLGKENDLADYVLRAPGETGPDGYESASSAASDVDGEGGAAEVHLAGDYVGRNNRAGSKRAVKLTEIGPRLELRLVKITEGVPGKQGAVLYHEFVKKTAAETSALKKAAAARAKLKKERKEEQARNVERKKAEKERQSSKGKGRQGDGQGSGDEEVMDEYSDGSEHMDEEEQEEEEAESLDEMPSEDEWDEDEDVSEGSDEDEGVDSSEDEAAPEPPRPTKRFRGKATAPKGTITTHLWTISLATVTYLSLAHPLGSIIPRIESVWFGIGLWIYALAIGLSVGIWKLSGATYIGGYCDFGGEAWKYNELVNLIPRLFVLITIASVYAQLHVLLRCRQRGVKDVLQAKPEEYWRDLDQPLAHEGTGIQSVKHSYQGSTLDQNALEMWESGPTVCETRAVDGSSSLITESVADFISRKARTLILLFPLSTILVPESDISYPANSRLSNALSLSRRSLRPHHTMTRPSSDAISSTSYLPFAVAWVAVCAFQHGYHIAALNQISDVLTCKVSSDPKATSEGWLSLCVPMDDAQFGVVTAAFTIGGFAGSLCADRFLNKGRKHAVSWHASLLVVGTTLMSLANSIAVLVLGRLVIGFACGIGICTVPIYLAEVSPPAIQGRIGVLNQLGIVFGIFGTSVLGLYLATPSTWRWVIFASAIVSAAQLVWSLFVVESPSWLRAQGRTEEATHVAARLWDVTKVADQDEGEALLRSEVEAHVPDQAGEESDRPAINVPTLLASSDLHGPMAIVLVAMLVQQASGINAVIYYSNNILSRVVPREAAAYTSLGITVLNAIMTFPAIFLVDRLGRKRLFMASMMGAIVSSAALGIALDNGITALSSVAVLGFIASFAIGLGPVPYLMISELTPYYAVSAMSSLAMAVNWSTNFLIGVAFLPLRNFLAKLSFGDAVPEGSGEGRIFYVFVIAMIICTSYLSAAWKPTALRQPPGWTFGPILYGIGAIHSQMIPKTVSGLAICLSQIATLSFPLCIVVFGVNDVYDYETDIRNPRKSATSLEGTILPPSHHDFVYRSAITASIINIAASVLPYTFGPTSLPSNGTIQTYAPVLTTTILVALGWMYSAPPARFKEIPIIDSISNGLIVFLSWFLGYVSCRVLAGDRGIGWKMADVPSKGYVLGLVTASVHALGAAADIDADLAAGQRTIGTVLGSRGCATLGVVAYGLALLTEPLASIFGVYLIGGLGVMLSVCAVPTPSWVHRAFKGIVFWTVGMSVLWFGAKLGKRSV is encoded by the exons ATGGCTCGCCGTAAAAAGAACAGGACTCATCTCAAGGGGGGCGTTGTTGCAGATGGGTCAGCGAGTGTAGATAAATCGGGCGGCCCCAAATCCTTCGTTGTCAAACATGGTCAGGTTGGCCCAGCCTTGTCACAATTAGTTCGTGACCTACGCAAAGTAATGGAGCCGAATACTGCTAGCAGATTGAGG GAAAGAAAACGGAACAAGTTGAAAGACTATCTTGTCATTGCACCGACACTGGGCGTAACGCATATTATTGCGCTTACACTTACTCCTATCGCCCCGTCGCTACGAATAGTGAAGCTCTCTGCAGGTCCCACTCTGAGCTTCCGCATAGAGAGTTACAGTCTTGCAAAAGACCTGCTCGGTGCGAGCCGACATGCACGGAGCATTGGAATGGAATACCTGTCTCCCCCGCTT CTCGTTCTAGCATCCTTCCCGCCTCCAGGTCCAGGAACCCCGCCCCACCTCTCGCTCATCCAAAAGTTCTTTCAAGCACTGTTCCCGCCACTATCACCTCACACCGTCTCTTTATCCTCTGCCCGGCGAGTTATTCTCATCTCATACAACTCGGAATCTGGGACCATCTCGATTCGGCACTACCTGATCGGGGTTCGGGCTCTTGGAGTCAGTCGACATATCCGCAAACTCGTCGACGGAAAGGCGGCAGCATCTCATAAAGTGCTTGACCTAGGAAAGGAAAATGACTTGGCTGATTATGTGCTCCGCGCACCAGGAGAAACCGGTCCAGATGGGTATGAAAGTGCCTCGTCTGCAGCAAGCGATGTTGATGGAGAGGGTGGAGCGGCCGAAGTACATCTCGCGGGCGATTACGTGGGAAGAAACAACCGAGCGGGGTCTAAACGAGCTGTCAAGCTTACAGAAATTGGACCAAGGCTTGAACTTCGCTTGGTGAAAATTACTGAAGGTGTCCCTGGAAAGCAAGGCGCTGTCCTCTATCATGAATTTG TCAAAAAGACGGCTGCCGAAACTTCTGCATTGAAAAAGGCTGCAGCTGCTCGGGCGAAGCTCAAGAAAGAGCGCAAAGAAGAGCAAGCTCGTAATGTTGAACGAAAGAAGGCGGAAAAGGAGCGACAGAGTTCCAAGGGCAAAGGCAGGCAAGGGGATGGCCAAGGTAGTGGAGATGAGGAAGTCATGGATGAATATAGTGACGGGAGTGAACATATGGACGAAGAAGaacaggaggaggaggaagcggAGAGCTTAGACGAAATGCCATCCGAGGACGAAtgggacgaggacgaggatgtCAGCGAAGGAAGTGATGAGGACGAAGGTGTCGATTCAAGCGAAGACGAAGCCGCACCTGAACCTCCTCGTCCGACTAAAAGGTTTCGTGGAAAGGCGACTGCTCCAAAGG GGACCATAACTACCCACCTCTGGACGATTTCCTTGGCCACTGTAACCTACTTGAGCCTAGCACATCCTCTTGGGTCCATCATTCCACGCATTGAATCAGTCTGGTTTGGCATAGGACTCTGGATATATGCCCTGGCGATCGGTCTGAGCGTCGGTATTTGGAAATTAAGTGGAGCTACTTACATTGGTGGATATTGCGACTTT GGCGGTGAAGCTTGGAAGTATAATGAACTCGTGAATCTTATACCAAG GTTGTTCGTACTCATAACCATAGCATCAGTATATGCACAGCTTCATGTGCTTCTTCGATGTCGACAAAGAGGAGTAAAAGATGTGCTACAGGCCAAACCTGAAGAGTACTGGCGGGATTTGGACCAACCGCTCGCACATGAAGGAACTGGTATCCAGTCCGTCAAACACAGCTACCAAGGTTCAACTTTGGATCAAAATGCTTTAGAGATGTGGGAGTCGGGACCTACCGTTTGCGAGACTCGGGCTGTTGATGGGAGCTCAAGTTTGATCACTGAGAGTGTGGCTGATTTTATCAGTCGAAAAGCTCGCACCCTTATTCTGCTATTCCCGCTTTCG ACCATTCTTGTACCTGAGTCTGACATAAGCTACCCCGCAAATAGTCGCCTGTCAAACGCCTTGTCTCTATCAAGGCGTTCTCTGCGTCCACACCATACCATGACACGTCCGTCCAGTGACGCTATCTCATCGACGAGTTATCTGCCTTTTGCTGTAGCATGGGTGGCTGTTTGTGCATTCCAG CACGGTTACCACATCGCAGCACTGAACCAAATATCAGATGTCTTAACTTGTAAAGTCTCCAGCGATCCTAAAGCGACTTCAGAAGGATGGCTGTCTCTCTGTGTACCAATGGACGACGCACAATTTGGCGTTGTCACCGCTGCATTCACTATCGGTGGCTTCGCTGGCAGTCTGTGTGCCGACCGTTTCCTGAACAAGGGACGTAAGCATGCGGTCTCGTGGCACGCGAGTCTCCTTGTTGTCGGAACTACTCTTATGAGTCTTGCCAATTCGATTGCCGTATTGGTCCTTGGGCG TTTGGTAATCGGGTTTGCCTGTGGCATTGGTATCTGTACCGTTCCTATTTACTTGGCCGAAGTATCACCTCCGGCTATTCAAGGCCGAATTGGCGTTCTCAATCAACTCGGGATTGTCTTTGGTATCTTTGGAACTAGCGTTTTGGGTCTTTACCTCGCTACACCTTCCACCTGGCGTTGGGTAATCTTTGCATCTGCGATCGTATCAGCTGCCCAGTTGGTCTGGAGCTTGTTCGTTGTTGAATCTCCATCCTGGCTGCGGGCGCAGGGTCGAACGGAAGAGGCCACCCATGTTGCTGCTAGGCTCTGGGATGTCACCAAGGTGGCTGATCAGG ATGAGGGCGAGGCGTTGCTCCGGAGCGAAGTTGaggcgcatgtgccggaccaAGCTGGCGAAGAGAGCGATCGCCCAGCGATCAACGTCCCCACGCTGCTAGCTTCCAGTGACCTACATGGACCCATGGCGATCGTCCTTGTAGCTATGTTGGTTCAACAGGCTTCTGGTATCAATGCCG TCATCTACTATAGCAATAACATCCTCTCACGCGTGGTCCCCAGGGAGGCCGCTGCCTATACCTCGCTTGGAATCACAGTCCTTAACGCTATCATGACATTCCCTGCTATCTTCCTGGTTGAT CGTCTTGGACGGAAGCGTTTGTTTATGGCTTCGATGATGGGTGCCATTGTTTCTAGCGCTGCCCTTGGAATAGCCCTCGATAATGGAATTACCGCGCTGAGCAGCGTTGCCGTTCTTGGATTCATTGC CTCCTTCGCAATCGGCCTTGGTCCTGTTCCGTACTTGATGATCAGTGAACTGACACCTTACTAT GCTGTATCTGCTATGTCTTCGCTTGCCATGGCCGTGAACT GGTCAACTAACTTCCTAATTGGCGTTGCTTTCCTGCCATTACGCAATTTCCTAGCAAAACTGTCTTTTGG TGACGCAGTCCCAGAGGGTAGTGGAGAAGGTCGCATTTTCTATGTGTTTGTGATTGCCATGATCATCTGCACGTCATACCTCTCAGCAGCCTGGAAGCCCACCGCTCTGCGCCA GCCTCCCGGATGGACCTTTGGACCGATACTCTATGGGATAGGAGCAATTCATTCTCAAATGATACCAAAGACGGTTAGTGGATTGGCTATATGCCTATCCCAAATTGCCACGTTGAGCTTTCCGTTGTGTATTG TCGTCTTTGGTGTTAACGACGTTTACGACTATGAGACTGACATTCGAAACCCTCGTAAATCTGCTACTTCGCTTGAGGGCACCATTCTTCCTCCATCACACCATGACTTCGTATACCGTTCTGCGATTACTGCTTCTATAATTAATATTGCTGCCTCTGTGCTTCCGTATACATTTGGACCCACTAGCCTACCATCAAATGGCACAATACAAACGTACGCTCCGGTACTTACGACTACGATACTGGTTGCTCTTGGCTGGATGTACTCGGCTCCACCCGCCAGGTTCAAAGAAATACCTATAATTGATTCCATTTCGAATGGTCTAATTGTTTTCTTGTCTTGGTTCTTGGGATATGTATCTTGTCGCGTGCTCGCGGGTGACCGTGGTATTGGATGGAAGATGGCAGATGTCCCATCAAAAGGATACGTATTGGGGCTGGTCACCGCCTCTGTACACGCGCTGGGTGCGGCCGCCGATATCGACGCCGATTTGGCCGCGGGTCAACGAACGATTGGGACCGTGCTAGGAAGCCGAGGCTGTGCAACTCTGGGTGTGGTTGCCTA TGGCCTGGCACTTCTCACCGAGCCACTCGCATCAATTTTCGGCGTGTACCTCATTGGAGGGTTGGGAGTAATGCTATCTGTATGCGCAGTTCCAACGCCCTCGTGGGTTCATCGGGCCTTCAAGGGAATTGTATTTTGGACCGTAGGGATGTCAGTCCTCTGGTTTGGAGCAAAGCTGGGTAAGAGATCGGTGTAA
- a CDS encoding GMP synthase (glutamine-hydrolyzing), producing MIQGMISAWITTEYGITLPEFNSQHTEGRVDCWIPSIQGMNFCINWHSLNPSSFGLRGDIWLDGVPVGGGLLLPNETRGIKMTGYAAGSNAERPYHFGKQQLTDDDDLSSPDDPRLSELNTIRILLDWVYVTEERAQHQPTGPPPNLGPIHEKAAKKAHGDSAGLGAVRPSAARQWYTTQSIGMKKTMLVFHYAPEDWLMAKKIITGPLNLKLRPPPPTIPSRPPKHEEKKRRDRVDWLGPPPLGTSSGSSGVSSSSSGSSLGSVGASTSTQTTSNPSATRKRARYSETPELRIYNGDESDDDEIQEIINPSPKRPKNVKYEQFEPPSGSFVDGELLPNSVQASDAPQSTDGEMYHEYEYKEPKAGYKDYPPAIGRCWIESKQSQRFRICWRFTGKTHYCLKSSIWLDGVRVSGGLLRDHEVHQTFRMSGCAIESKKRLPFVFGKQQLTDDESSSSNLTNAEDLNTIRLRFEYVTFLEYTTTPPSPPRTRGAIHETIAKTATGDSAGLGDPTPSPQRRWCKTEKVPGLAPVLFIFHYAPYEWLLARGIVSGPNPRSPQKRKAAEKSEKAVDHPMTPQNHKNTLQELLTYNSTSDSDSDVVIVDESNSAKPKSSSTKPPSKRRRGESDQSNPTSTIGTTPSKPDQLKTQPKSKLEQTVDVIDLASSDDDFELVSSHPFPSTSTTGMAAVKEIHDAYDTILILDFGSQYSHLITRRCREHNVYAELMPCTQKIKELKWKPKGIILSGSPYSVYDEGSPHVDPDVFELGVPVFGICYGLQEIAQVFGGKVEPHTHREYGFAEVEVLEVPSSNTNPLANKLFAGFGSSLKVWMSHGDQIADKPPSFDIIGKTPTAPFAAIVHHTKPIFGVQFHPEVTHSDRGKEVIGHFILDVCECRANWTMETFIGKEIARIREICGPKGRVIGAVSGGVDSSVAAKLMHEAIGDRFQAVLVDNGVLRENEAQQVHEMLSEHLGVNLKVVDASELFLSRLAGIEDPEQKRKIIGNTFINVFEEEGAKLEAEAEEELRLKPEGEAKGKYEWLLQGTLYPDVIESISFKGPSATIKTHHNVGGLLADMKLKLIEPLRELFKDEVRALGRLLNIPDHLVNRHPFPGPGLAIRILGPITRSQVQIAQRADTIYLEEVRKAGLYGQIAQAFAVLLPVRAVGVMGDKRTYEQVIALRAVQTEDFMTADWFDFPPAVLRKISSRITNEIAGVNRVVYDVSSKPPGTVEWL from the exons ATGATTCAAGGAATGATATCGGCATGGATAACAACCGAATACGGCATAACATTACCGGAATTTAATTCTCAGCATACAGAGGGCCGAGTTGA TTGCTGGATACCCTCCATCCAGGGCATGAATTTTTGTATAAATTGGCACTCGCTCAATCCATCTTCCTTTGGGCTCCGAGGCGATATATGGCTGGATGGTGTCCCAGTTGGCGGAGGTCTTCTCTTGCCCAACGAAACAAGGGGAATCAAAATGACAGGATACGCAGCAGGCAGCAATGCCGAAAGGCCCTATCACTTTGGGAAACAACAGCTGACTG ACGATGATGACCTTTCATCCCCCGACGACCCTCGTCTCTCCGAACTCAACACAATTAGGATCTTATTGGATTGGGTCTATGTGACTGAAGAACGGGCTCAGCATCAGCCTACCGGTCCTCCTCCGAACTTGGGGCCCATTCACGAAAAGGCGGCCAAGAAGGCTCATGGGGATTCCGCTGGTTTGGGAGCAGTTCGTCCAAGCGCAGCGAGGCAGTGGTACACTACTCAAAGCATTGGGATGAAAAAGACAATGTTGGTGTTTCACTATGCACCTGAAG ATTGGTTAATGGCCAAGAAGATCATTACTGGTCCGTTGAACCTTAAACTCCGACCGCCACCACCTACCATACCTTCCCGTCCCCCCAAACACGAAGAGAAAAAGCGAAGGGACCGTGTTGATTGGCTTGGTCCGCCCCCTTTGGGCACTTCGTCCGGATCGTCGGGTGTCTCTTCCAGCTCTTCTGGTTCTTCGCTCGGTTCCGTGGGTGCTTCTACTTCAACGCAGACGACATCCAACCCCTCAGCGACGCGCAAACGTGCTCGGTATTCCGAAACACCTGAACTGCGGATCTATAACGGAGATGAAAGCGATGACGACGAAATTCAGGAAATTATCAA CCCCTCACCAAAACGCCCCAAAAACGTAAAGTACGAACAATTCGAACCTCCCTCGGGGTCATTTGTTGACGGAGAG cttcttcctaaCTCTGTGCAAGCCTCTGACGCACCAC AAAGCACCGATGGAGAAATGTATCATGAATACGAATACAAGGAGCCCAAAGCAGGGTATAAAGA TTATCCTCCCGCTATTGGCAGGTGCTGGATCGAGTCCAAACAATCTCAAAGGTTCCGTATCTGCTGGCGTTTTACGGGGAAAACCCATTATTGTTTAAAATCTTCCATCTGGTTAGATGGAGTCCGAGTCAGCGGCGGCCTACTGAGAGACCATGAAGTCCACCAGACGTTTCGAATGTCAGGATGCGCAATCGAGAGTAAGAAACGATTGCCGTTTGTCTTTGGAAAGCAACAACTGACTG ATGATGAGTCGAGTTCAAGCAACTTGACCAACGCGGAAGACCTCAATACCATCCGACTAAGATTCGAATACGTCACTTTTTTGGAATACACTACAACGCCACCATCGCCGCCTAGAACAAGAGGAGCCATCCACGAAACGATTGCTAAAACCGCTACAGGGGATTCTGCCGGTCTTGGTGATCCAACTCCGTCTCCTCAGCGAAGATGGTGCAAGACCGAAAAGGTTCCTGGACTTGCGCCGGTGCTGTTTATTTTTCATTATGCACCTTATG AATGGCTATTGGCTAGGGGAATTGTTAGTGGACCGAACCCCAGGTCACCCCAGAAGAGAAAGGCCGCAGAGAAGAGTGAGAAGGCTGTTGACCATCCCATGACGCCCCAGAATCATAAAAATACACTCCAAGAACTATTAACATACAATTCGACCTCGGATTCTGATTCTGATGTGGTCATAGTCGATGAGTCTAACTCCGCGAAACCTAAGTCCAGTAGTACCAAA CCACCTAGTAAACGGAGACGAGGTGAATCTGACCAGTCGAACCCGACCAGCACTATTGGTACCACTCCCTCAAAACCTGATCAACTTAAAACACAGCCAAAATCAAAGTTGGAACAAACCGTGGATGTAATTGATCTAGCGAGCAGTGACGACGACTTTGAGCTG GTCTCCTCCCATCCCTTCCCCTCGACCTCGACTACAGGCATG GCAGCTGTCAAGGAAATTCATGACGCGTACGACACCATTCTCATCCTAGATTTTGGTTCGCAA TATAGCCACCTTATTACTCGACGATGCCGTGAACACAATGTTTACGCGGAGCTTATGCCTTGTACACAAAAGATCAAGGAGCTCAAGTGGAAACCCAAGG GTATCATTCTCTCCGGTTCCCCCTATTCCGTGTATGATGAGGGCTCTCCGCACGTTGATCCAGATGTGTTTGAGTTGGGTGTACCTGTATTCGGTATCTGCTACGGTCTCCAA GAAATTGCCCAAGTCTTTGGAGGAAAGGTTGAACCCCATACACACCGTGAATATGGATTTGCCGAAGTCGAAGTATTGGAGGTTCCAAGTTCCAATACCAACCCGCTCGCGAATAAGCTCTTTGCTGGATTCGGATCCTCACTTAAAGTATGGATGTCCCACGGAGACCAGATCGCGGATAAACCACCTTCTTTTGATATTATTGGAAAGACCCCCACTGCACCGTTTGCTGCTATTGTTCATCACACCAAGCCAATTTTCGGCGTACAGTTCCACCCAGAGGTTACCCACAGTGATCGTGGAAAGGAGGTTATTGGACACTTTATCCTTGATGTGTGCGAGTGCAGGGCGAACTGGACTATG GAAACCTTTATTGGAAAAGAAATTGCTAGGATTCGGGAGATATGTGGGCCCAAGGGACGTGTTATTGGCGCTGTAAGCGGTGGTGTGGATAGTTCCGTTGCAGCGAAGCTCATGCACGAGGCTATTGGCGACCG CTTCCAAGCCGTTCTCGTCGATAATGGCGTTCTCCGAGAAAATGAAGCCCAGCAAGTACACGAAATGCTTTCCGAACATCTTGGAGTAAACCTTAAAGTTGTTGATGCGTCTGAGCTCTTCCTCTCTCGCTTGGCGGGTATTGAAGACCCCGAACAAAAGCGTAAAATCATCGGGAACACATTCATCAACGTGTTTGAAGAGGAAGGTGCAAAGCTTGAGGCTGAAGCAGAAGAGGAATTGAGACTGAAGCCAGAGGGAGAAGCCAAAGGCAAATATGAATGGCTACTCCAAGGAACTCTTTACCCGGACGTAATCGAAAGTATCAGCTTCAAGGGGCCTAGTGCAACGATCAAGACGCATCATAATGTTGGCGGATTATTGGCCGACATGAAGTTGAAGTTGATCGAGCCTTTGCGTGAACTTTTCAAAG ACGAGGTTCGCGCTCTTGGCCGCCTCCTCAACATACCAGATCACCTAGTAAATAGGCATCCCTTCCCTGGACCTGGCCTTGCGATCCGTATCCTTGGCCCCATCACTCGCTCGCAAGTTCAAATCGCCCAACGTGCCGATACTATCTACCTTGAGGAGGTAAGGAAGGCAGGGTTGTACGGCCAGATTGCCCAGGCCTTTGCCGTCCTTTTGCCGGTACGCGCCGTGGGTGTAATGGGCGACAAGCGAACCTATGAGCAAGTAATTGCACTGCGAGCTGTTCAGACTGAGGACTTTATGACTGCTGACTG GTTTGATTTCCCACCTGCGGTACTTCGGAAGATTTCATCTCGTATCACTAACGAGATCGCGGGTGTGAACCGGGTTGTTTACGATGTCTCCTCCAAGCCACCGGGT ACTGTCGAGTGGTTGTAA
- a CDS encoding short chain dehydrogenase, with product MASPTLGKVAVVTGASSGIGKATSITLSKAGYRVVLVARREAELNATAQECPSETLVTPGDVTDEVFAAKVFEEAVKKFGRVDILFNNAGISLPAVPIEDIPVQDFRRVIDVNLTSAFIFTREAFKVFKTQTPRGGRIINNGSIAAYAPRPMAVAYTTSKHAITGLTKSISLDGRNFDIACTQIDIGNAQTQMVADHGPTGQLQPNGQNVVEGSIDVQHVADAILHIANLPLNVTVLFMNIMATTMPFQAPKGKYPRSLEEGDFSEFRIADLPPRADRFVYPSMYSMGATMVLTKVRENDELDIHNTFVLS from the exons ATGGCCTCGCCGACTTTAGGGAAAGTTGCAGTTGTGACCGGAGCTTCATCTG GTATCGGAAAGGCTACTTCCATCACGCTGTCCAAGGCAGGATACCGTGTAGTATTAGTGGCACGACGGGAGGCCGAGCTAAACGCAACAGCTCAAGAGTGCCCATCTGAAACTTTGGTCACCCCAGGAGATGTGACGGATGAGGTGTTTGCCGCAAAAGTATTTGAGGAAGCTGTCAAAAAGTTTG GGAGGGTAGATATCTTGTTCAAC AACGCAGGTATATCCTTACCTGCAGTTCCTATTGAAGACATCCCGGTTCAAGATTTTAGAAGAGTCATAGATGTGAATTTGACGAGCGCATTTATTTTCACACGAGAGGCTTTCAAAGTGTTCAAAACCCAGACGCCTCGAGGTGGAAG AATAATCAACAACGGGAGTATAGCAGCTTACGCCCCTCGTCCAATGGCTGTGGCGTATACTACATCAAAACACGCCATAACGGGCTTAACAAAGTCTATATCCTTGGATGGGCGAAACTTTGACATTGCATGCACGCAGATAGACATCG GCAATGCTCAAACACAGATGGTGGCTGATCATGGTCCGACGGGTCAGCTTCAGCCCAACGGACAAAACGTGGTTGAAGGCTCGATTGACGTCCAGCATGTTGCCGACGCGATACTGCATATAGCCAACTTGCCACTGAATGTCACTGTTTTGTTCATGAACATTATGGCTACCACAATGCCCTTT CAAGCACCTAAAGGAAAGTATCCCAGATCGCTCGAGGAGGGCGATTTTTCAGAGTTTAGAATAGCCGATCTTCCTCCTCGAGCTGACCGATTCGTCTACCCGAGTATGTATTCGATGGGGGCGACGATGGTCCTAACGAAAGTCCGGGAAAATGACGAGCTTGATATACACAACACATTCGTCTTGTCATAG